One genomic region from Sphingobacterium sp. UGAL515B_05 encodes:
- a CDS encoding response regulator, with protein MDKNKTILIIDDDQNNIFALKLALKSRGFQAIGSLSAEEGLAQLRDHASVGVVLMDMMMPEIDGYEATRLIRDSWNASELPIIAVTAQAMTGDREKCLSAGANGYISKPIDIELLVQMIREIAG; from the coding sequence ATGGATAAAAATAAAACCATATTGATCATCGACGATGATCAGAACAATATATTTGCGTTGAAATTGGCCTTGAAGTCAAGAGGTTTTCAGGCGATAGGCAGTCTGTCTGCAGAAGAGGGACTTGCTCAGTTACGGGATCATGCCAGTGTAGGTGTTGTGCTCATGGATATGATGATGCCCGAGATAGACGGCTATGAAGCCACCAGGCTGATCCGTGATTCATGGAATGCAAGTGAATTGCCTATTATCGCCGTGACGGCACAGGCTATGACTGGCGATCGTGAAAAATGTCTGTCTGCAGGGGCAAATGGCTATATCTCGAAACCGATCGACATTGAACTGCTTGTGCAGATGATAAGAGAAATAGCAGGATGA